The Heptranchias perlo isolate sHepPer1 unplaced genomic scaffold, sHepPer1.hap1 HAP1_SCAFFOLD_303, whole genome shotgun sequence genome has a segment encoding these proteins:
- the LOC137311128 gene encoding apolipoprotein L3-like isoform X2 — protein MEELQNPGKELNTEDFWDQLESELEERTKDVEHFANEFPQWENRMTGHINELQKIANSIDQYHKGAKIANVTGSSAGAVGGILTLGRIIAAPFTAGTSLVLTAVGACISGAGAVTNFTADISEYVNRSKKQKRVDEIMKQYKSDRKEMSERLKDTCNALQFLSQCMDAEMVECDYSEEEQEYSQGISKARKVFNKYRKKYLSEVKAGLQANSISVTTFNVTASLLAKQVLRKTPGLKELAKKLTALSHDVRNTKYAVEAGSVKRLLAVSGVMAVFFVAWDIYSITKDSIELSKGSKTEVAEKIRNEAQRMDDELKVYEDIYQFLKKSLR, from the exons GACCAACTTGAGTCTGAATTAGAAGAGAGAACTAAGGACGTGGAGCACTTTGCAAATGAGTTTCCTCAGTGGGAAAATCGGATGACAGGACACATAAATGAACTACAAAAGATTGCAAACAGCATTGATCAGTATCATAAAGGtgcaaaaattgcaaatgtcacaggaAGTTCTGCGGGTGCTGTAGGGGGCATTCTAACCCTTGGAAGAATAATTGCTGCTCCTTTCACAGCAGGTACGTCCTTGGTGCTCACTGCTGTGGGTGCGTGCATCAGTGGAGCTGGTGCTGTCACTAATTTTACAGCTGACATCAGTGAATATGTTAACcggtcaaagaaacagaaaagagTAGATGAGATCATGAAACAATATAAAAGTGACAGGAAAGAAATGTCAGAACGTTTGAAAGACACCTGCAATGCTCTTCAATTCTTGAGTCAATGCATGGACGCAGAAATGGTAGAATGCGATTAtagtgaagaagagcaggagtattCACAAGGGATCAGCAAGGCAAGGAAAGTCTTCAATAAATACAGGAAAAAATATTTGTCTGAAGTTAAAGCTGGATTGCAGGCTAATTCCATCAGCGTGACGACTTTTAATGTGACAGCATCATTGCTGGCCAAACAAGTGTTAAGGAAAACTCCCGGCCTAAAAGAACTAGCCAAGAAGTTGACGGCATTGAGTCATGATGTTCGAAATACAAAGTATGCAGTGGAAGCTGGAAGTGTGAAACGACTGCTTG CTGTTTCAGGAGTTATGGCCGTGTTCTTTGTTGCATGGGATATCTACTCTATAACAAAGGACTCCATAGAGCTTAGCAAAGGAAGTAAAACTGAAGTTGCTGAAAAGATACGAAATGAAGCCCAGAGGATGGATGATGAATTAAAAGTGTATGAGGATATATATCAATTTCTAAAAAAGTCCTTAAGGTAG
- the LOC137311128 gene encoding apolipoprotein L3-like isoform X1 has product MEELQNPGKELNTEDFWDQLESELEERTKDVEHFANEFPQWENRMTGHINELQKIANSIDQYHKGAKIANVTGSSAGAVGGILTLGRIIAAPFTAGTSLVLTAVGACISGAGAVTNFTADISEYVNRSKKQKRVDEIMKQYKSDRKEMSERLKDTCNALQFLSQCMDAEMVECDYSEEEQEYSQGISKARKVFNKYRKKYLSEVKAGLQANSISVTTFNVTASLLAKQVLRKTPGLKELAKKLTALSHDVRNTKYAVEAGSVKRLLGGSPLALSKTARAVSGVMAVFFVAWDIYSITKDSIELSKGSKTEVAEKIRNEAQRMDDELKVYEDIYQFLKKSLR; this is encoded by the coding sequence GACCAACTTGAGTCTGAATTAGAAGAGAGAACTAAGGACGTGGAGCACTTTGCAAATGAGTTTCCTCAGTGGGAAAATCGGATGACAGGACACATAAATGAACTACAAAAGATTGCAAACAGCATTGATCAGTATCATAAAGGtgcaaaaattgcaaatgtcacaggaAGTTCTGCGGGTGCTGTAGGGGGCATTCTAACCCTTGGAAGAATAATTGCTGCTCCTTTCACAGCAGGTACGTCCTTGGTGCTCACTGCTGTGGGTGCGTGCATCAGTGGAGCTGGTGCTGTCACTAATTTTACAGCTGACATCAGTGAATATGTTAACcggtcaaagaaacagaaaagagTAGATGAGATCATGAAACAATATAAAAGTGACAGGAAAGAAATGTCAGAACGTTTGAAAGACACCTGCAATGCTCTTCAATTCTTGAGTCAATGCATGGACGCAGAAATGGTAGAATGCGATTAtagtgaagaagagcaggagtattCACAAGGGATCAGCAAGGCAAGGAAAGTCTTCAATAAATACAGGAAAAAATATTTGTCTGAAGTTAAAGCTGGATTGCAGGCTAATTCCATCAGCGTGACGACTTTTAATGTGACAGCATCATTGCTGGCCAAACAAGTGTTAAGGAAAACTCCCGGCCTAAAAGAACTAGCCAAGAAGTTGACGGCATTGAGTCATGATGTTCGAAATACAAAGTATGCAGTGGAAGCTGGAAGTGTGAAACGACTGCTTGGTGGATCTCCTCTCGCACTGTCCAAAACTGCTAGAGCTGTTTCAGGAGTTATGGCCGTGTTCTTTGTTGCATGGGATATCTACTCTATAACAAAGGACTCCATAGAGCTTAGCAAAGGAAGTAAAACTGAAGTTGCTGAAAAGATACGAAATGAAGCCCAGAGGATGGATGATGAATTAAAAGTGTATGAGGATATATATCAATTTCTAAAAAAGTCCTTAAGGTAG